Proteins from a single region of Candidatus Rubrimentiphilum sp.:
- a CDS encoding DNA gyrase C-terminal beta-propeller domain-containing protein: protein MGRNARGVKAMTLEKGDSLIAMDVVEDERREVLLVTTRAFGKRTPISEYRHSARGGTGVKAFAKEREDIGQVVDQILVAPDDQLLMITSANQVIRIKVGEIRKAGRSTKGVRLQRLGEGDEVIAITNLGKQAAQLTEITGEPQQTEL from the coding sequence CGATGGGCCGCAACGCCCGGGGAGTCAAGGCGATGACGCTGGAGAAGGGCGACTCGCTGATCGCGATGGACGTCGTCGAAGACGAGCGCCGCGAAGTGCTCCTGGTTACGACGCGCGCGTTCGGCAAACGTACGCCGATCAGCGAATACCGTCACTCGGCGCGCGGAGGCACGGGCGTGAAGGCGTTTGCCAAAGAGCGGGAAGACATCGGCCAAGTCGTCGATCAGATATTGGTCGCGCCCGACGATCAGCTGTTGATGATCACGTCGGCCAACCAGGTGATCCGCATCAAAGTCGGCGAGATTCGAAAGGCCGGCCGGTCGACAAAGGGCGTGCGGCTGCAGCGGCTGGGCGAAGGCGACGAAGTCATCGCCATCACCAACCTGGGCAAGCAGGCCGCCCAACTGACCGAAATAACGGGCGAACCCCAGCAAACGGAACTCTGA
- the trxA gene encoding thioredoxin: MSALADVTQTDFQQEVLGAGQPVLVDFWAPWCGPCKMLSPVVEKVAASHSGRAKFVKLNTDENPQLAGEYQVSGIPCLILFKGGKAVDRIVGYVSEQTITSMLSKHLN; encoded by the coding sequence GTGAGCGCTTTAGCCGACGTAACGCAGACCGATTTTCAACAGGAAGTTTTGGGCGCGGGCCAACCCGTGCTCGTGGATTTTTGGGCGCCCTGGTGCGGGCCGTGCAAGATGCTTTCGCCCGTGGTCGAGAAAGTGGCGGCGAGCCACAGCGGCCGCGCGAAGTTCGTGAAGCTGAACACTGATGAGAACCCGCAGCTCGCGGGCGAGTATCAGGTCTCGGGCATTCCGTGCCTCATCCTCTTTAAAGGCGGCAAAGCCGTCGATCGCATCGTGGGATACGTTTCGGAGCAAACGATCACGTCGATGCTCAGCAAACATTTGAATTGA
- the selB gene encoding selenocysteine-specific translation elongation factor, translating to MHIVGTAGHVDHGKSSLVNALTGTNPDRWLEEQLRGMTLDLGFAHLQLEDGVEAGIVDVPGHERFLHNMLAGAAGMELLLLVIAADEGVRPQTVEHLQILRYLNVRETIVVVTKADVVSSDELKASCEAIRTALKGTIAQDADIIPVSSVARTGLDKLRARMQSALAGFPPRSPQAPAYLPIDRVFVLPGHGTIVTGTLMQGKLATGDRVKLEPSGKTVRIRSLQSFGRQQQSVEGGTRVAANLPGVEVSEIARGEMLVAPEFAAGQSFNVTFDALREAMPILRRRNAVRAYIGSAEILGTLVLDEDANPGVPVRGRLLLRRATVAFPGSAFVVRRLSPKDLLGGGRIEGAAPHAAPTESATSGEEDAVLGVLRRGLAALDATEIAREANLGEKHVESALEKLVARGDVLRVARPAAYVESAAAEALLERTLRHLNDAQRREPWIMGATALALSRALDVPEALLGRVLNALADEGRIAHRAGYYASTDHVPQLTAEQKAFFEDLVPLDPANPFLPVELAAAVARVRQSNVGGAGKAFDMLLAKGAFVKVNEALYRGTQIAHIRARLEAFLRERGQMTMAEFRDVIATSRKYAVPLLEWFDARGVTVRSGDYRMLRSATSGTPS from the coding sequence ATGCACATCGTCGGAACGGCCGGGCACGTCGATCACGGCAAGTCTTCGCTGGTCAACGCGTTGACCGGCACTAACCCCGATCGCTGGCTGGAAGAGCAGCTGCGCGGCATGACGCTCGATCTCGGCTTTGCGCATCTGCAACTCGAGGATGGCGTGGAAGCCGGCATCGTGGATGTGCCCGGCCACGAACGGTTTTTGCACAACATGCTGGCAGGCGCCGCCGGCATGGAGCTGCTGCTGCTGGTGATCGCTGCCGATGAAGGCGTGCGGCCGCAAACCGTGGAGCATCTGCAGATCCTGCGGTACTTGAACGTGCGCGAAACGATCGTCGTCGTGACTAAAGCCGACGTCGTTTCGAGCGACGAGCTCAAAGCATCGTGCGAAGCGATTCGTACCGCGTTGAAAGGCACGATCGCACAAGACGCGGACATCATCCCGGTTTCGAGCGTGGCGCGCACCGGGCTCGACAAATTGCGCGCGCGCATGCAGTCGGCGCTGGCCGGTTTTCCGCCGCGAAGCCCGCAAGCGCCGGCGTATCTGCCAATCGACCGCGTCTTCGTATTGCCCGGCCACGGAACGATCGTCACCGGAACATTGATGCAGGGAAAACTTGCCACCGGCGATCGCGTGAAGCTCGAACCGAGCGGCAAAACGGTACGCATCCGCAGTTTGCAAAGCTTCGGACGGCAACAGCAATCTGTCGAAGGCGGCACGCGCGTCGCTGCCAACCTGCCCGGAGTCGAAGTTTCGGAGATCGCCCGCGGCGAGATGCTGGTGGCGCCGGAGTTTGCGGCCGGCCAATCGTTCAACGTAACTTTCGACGCTTTGCGCGAAGCGATGCCGATTCTGCGCCGCCGTAACGCGGTGCGTGCATACATCGGCTCGGCCGAGATTCTCGGTACGTTAGTGCTGGATGAAGATGCAAATCCGGGAGTGCCCGTGCGCGGCCGGTTGCTACTGCGCCGCGCGACGGTAGCGTTTCCCGGAAGCGCGTTCGTCGTGCGCCGGCTCTCGCCCAAAGACTTGCTCGGCGGCGGGCGCATTGAAGGCGCCGCACCTCACGCCGCACCGACCGAGAGCGCTACGTCCGGCGAGGAAGATGCGGTCCTCGGCGTGCTTCGGCGCGGGCTCGCGGCTCTCGATGCAACCGAAATTGCGCGCGAAGCGAATCTTGGCGAGAAGCACGTCGAGAGCGCACTGGAAAAGCTTGTGGCGCGCGGCGACGTGCTGCGCGTGGCGCGGCCCGCCGCATACGTTGAAAGCGCGGCCGCCGAAGCGCTGCTCGAAAGAACGCTGCGTCACTTGAACGACGCGCAACGGCGCGAGCCATGGATAATGGGCGCAACGGCGCTGGCGCTCTCGCGCGCGCTCGACGTCCCTGAGGCGTTGCTCGGGCGCGTGCTGAACGCGCTTGCCGATGAAGGCCGGATCGCTCACCGCGCGGGGTACTACGCGAGCACCGACCACGTTCCGCAACTGACCGCCGAACAAAAGGCGTTCTTCGAAGACCTCGTGCCGCTGGATCCGGCCAATCCCTTTCTGCCGGTGGAACTGGCCGCCGCCGTTGCGCGCGTACGGCAGTCGAACGTCGGCGGCGCGGGCAAGGCTTTCGATATGCTGCTTGCCAAAGGTGCGTTCGTGAAGGTCAACGAGGCGCTGTATAGAGGCACCCAAATCGCGCATATCCGCGCCCGGCTCGAGGCGTTCTTGCGCGAGCGCGGGCAGATGACGATGGCCGAGTTTCGCGACGTGATCGCGACCTCGCGCAAGTACGCCGTGCCGCTTTTGGAATGGTTCGACGCGCGCGGCGTAACGGTGCGCAGCGGCGACTACCGTATGCTGCGTTCGGCTACGAGCGGCACTCCGTCATGA
- the selA gene encoding L-seryl-tRNA(Sec) selenium transferase, producing MRDLPAVNRFLDEPRIASFAALVGRENVKRSIAQTLEDARRARQNGGYTFESLAAGVIEKLQSAQFEALVPVINGTGILLHTNLGRAPLAASASAEVQRISAGYSNLEYDLDKGERGSRYGRAVSLIRAVTGAEDALVVNNCAAAVLLILDTFAKGRDVVVARSQLIEIGGGFRLPDVLERSGAQLVEVGATNKTYLKDYETACSPHAALLMRAHPSNFAITGFTEEVAPKDLVELGHRAGIPVIEDLGSGALTDLAQYGLPHERTVQEAIADGLDLVTFSGDKLLGGPQAGIIVGSATMIARLRTNPLLRALRVDKMTLAALTETLRIWASPERRAEIPLYAMLAATTESLRGRAAAYVKAINGAQVVETTSFAGGGSLPQAALPSIAIAIQPADGATASAAKLRRNDPPVIGRIEDSRLLLDLRTIQPAEDSTAIAALQAL from the coding sequence TTGAGGGATCTGCCGGCTGTAAACCGGTTTCTGGACGAACCGCGGATCGCGTCGTTCGCGGCGCTGGTCGGCAGAGAGAACGTGAAGCGCAGCATCGCGCAGACGCTTGAAGACGCGCGGCGCGCTCGTCAAAACGGTGGCTACACATTTGAATCTCTGGCGGCCGGTGTAATCGAAAAGCTGCAGAGCGCGCAATTTGAAGCGCTGGTGCCCGTGATTAACGGCACCGGGATTCTGCTGCACACGAATCTCGGCCGCGCTCCGCTTGCCGCTTCGGCGTCAGCGGAAGTGCAACGCATCAGCGCCGGATACTCCAACCTCGAATACGATCTCGACAAGGGCGAACGTGGTTCGCGCTACGGGCGCGCCGTGTCGCTGATTCGCGCTGTGACCGGCGCCGAAGACGCACTCGTCGTCAACAACTGCGCTGCCGCGGTCTTGCTGATTCTGGATACATTTGCCAAAGGCCGCGACGTGGTCGTCGCGCGCAGCCAGCTCATCGAGATCGGCGGCGGCTTTCGTTTGCCCGACGTGCTCGAGCGCAGCGGCGCGCAGCTCGTCGAAGTCGGCGCCACCAATAAGACCTATCTCAAGGATTATGAAACTGCGTGCTCGCCGCACGCCGCGCTGCTGATGCGCGCGCATCCTTCGAATTTCGCCATCACCGGATTTACCGAGGAAGTTGCGCCCAAGGACTTGGTCGAGCTCGGACATCGCGCGGGTATTCCGGTGATCGAAGATCTTGGCAGCGGCGCGCTCACCGACCTCGCGCAATACGGTTTGCCGCACGAACGCACGGTGCAGGAAGCGATCGCCGACGGGCTCGATCTCGTCACGTTTTCCGGCGACAAACTGCTGGGCGGTCCGCAAGCCGGCATTATTGTGGGGTCTGCCACGATGATCGCGCGGCTGCGCACGAATCCGCTGTTGCGCGCGCTGCGTGTCGACAAGATGACGCTGGCCGCGCTGACTGAAACGCTTCGCATATGGGCCTCACCCGAACGTCGCGCGGAGATTCCGCTGTACGCGATGCTCGCAGCGACGACCGAAAGCTTGCGCGGCCGCGCTGCGGCGTACGTAAAAGCTATCAACGGTGCGCAGGTTGTCGAAACGACTTCGTTCGCCGGCGGCGGTTCGCTGCCGCAAGCGGCATTGCCGTCGATTGCGATCGCGATCCAGCCGGCTGACGGCGCGACAGCCTCAGCCGCCAAGCTGCGCCGGAACGATCCCCCGGTGATCGGGCGCATCGAAGACAGCCGGCTTTTGCTTGACCTGCGCACGATACAACCCGCCGAAGATTCAACTGCGATAGCTGCGCTGCAAGCGCTCTAA